Proteins encoded in a region of the Paenibacillus sp. E222 genome:
- a CDS encoding ABC transporter permease, which translates to MNSMRWRNLRTQLRQQKLGLAAVIILGIFVLASLFAFLSPHDPNEIVVMERLQQPSADHWFGTDDYGRDYLARALYGGRVSLAVGFLSMAIAVIMGTLVGTVSGYFGGWVDNTLMRIVDVLMSIPSFFLMLILNAYLKPGIGTIIVIIGVLSWMNIARIVRAEAMSVKQREYVLYARVSGQKPGRIIMKHIIPNIIPTIIVAATINIASAILMESSLSFLGLGVKQPNSSWGSMLNDAQGFISEAPYMAIFPGLFILLTVLSFNFLGDVFRVAFEPKANKR; encoded by the coding sequence ATGAATTCAATGCGCTGGCGTAATTTACGGACGCAGTTAAGACAGCAGAAACTGGGCCTTGCGGCTGTCATCATATTGGGCATCTTTGTGCTCGCATCCCTGTTTGCGTTCCTGTCTCCACATGATCCGAATGAAATTGTAGTGATGGAGCGACTTCAACAGCCAAGTGCAGATCACTGGTTTGGTACGGACGATTACGGACGGGATTATTTGGCTCGGGCGTTATACGGAGGACGAGTGTCTCTCGCCGTAGGTTTCCTGTCGATGGCAATCGCCGTTATTATGGGAACACTGGTAGGTACGGTTAGTGGTTATTTTGGCGGATGGGTGGATAATACGTTGATGCGTATTGTTGACGTGCTCATGTCGATTCCATCCTTTTTCCTGATGCTGATCCTGAACGCTTATCTGAAGCCGGGGATCGGTACGATTATTGTCATTATCGGGGTGCTGAGCTGGATGAATATTGCCCGGATTGTCAGGGCTGAGGCGATGTCGGTCAAGCAGCGGGAATACGTACTGTATGCGCGTGTATCGGGTCAAAAGCCTGGCCGGATCATCATGAAGCACATTATTCCCAACATTATTCCAACCATTATTGTCGCAGCAACCATCAACATCGCGAGTGCGATTCTGATGGAATCGTCACTAAGCTTCCTCGGACTGGGTGTTAAACAACCGAACTCTTCTTGGGGCAGCATGTTGAATGATGCACAAGGCTTTATTAGTGAAGCGCCGTATATGGCGATTTTCCCGGGACTGTTTATTTTGCTGACGGTGCTGTCGTTTAACTTCCTGGGGGATGTGTTCCGCGTAGCCTTCGAGCCCAAAGCGAACAAGCGATAG
- a CDS encoding ABC transporter ATP-binding protein — protein MSTGIDQREVLLDVRGLKKHFPVRGAGKGKDVVKAVDNVSFHIHKGETFGLVGESGCGKSTTGRSIVRLYDVTDGSIMFGGQDVAKMNERQLKPFRKRMQTIFQDPYSSLNPGMNVLQIISEPMEIHNYASKAEMKGRALDLMNRVGLKPEHAERYPHEFSGGQRQRISIARALSVNPEFILCDEPLSALDVSVQAQVVNMLEDLQAELGLTYLFIAHDLSMVRHISNRIGVMYRGKLVEVAPTEELYRNPVHPYTQALLAAIPVPDPTVRNVMPPIYSGDTDPSARGRDEEPEWMEVSPGHFVSGYRDRI, from the coding sequence ATGAGTACAGGAATCGATCAGCGTGAAGTACTGCTGGACGTGCGTGGTTTGAAAAAACATTTTCCGGTACGTGGTGCTGGCAAAGGCAAAGACGTCGTGAAAGCCGTGGACAACGTCAGTTTTCATATTCACAAGGGAGAAACATTCGGACTGGTCGGTGAATCCGGCTGTGGCAAATCAACGACTGGACGCAGCATCGTAAGACTTTATGATGTGACGGACGGAAGCATTATGTTTGGTGGACAGGACGTTGCAAAGATGAATGAACGCCAGTTGAAGCCATTTCGCAAACGGATGCAGACGATTTTTCAGGACCCCTATTCTTCACTGAATCCGGGTATGAATGTCCTGCAGATTATTAGTGAGCCTATGGAAATTCATAATTATGCTTCCAAGGCAGAGATGAAGGGGCGAGCGCTTGACCTGATGAACCGCGTGGGCCTGAAGCCAGAGCACGCGGAGCGTTATCCACATGAATTCAGTGGAGGGCAGCGTCAGCGGATCAGCATTGCCCGTGCATTGTCGGTGAACCCGGAGTTTATTTTGTGTGATGAGCCGTTGTCCGCCCTGGATGTGTCCGTACAGGCACAGGTGGTCAATATGCTTGAAGATTTGCAGGCAGAGCTGGGACTGACCTATTTGTTCATTGCCCATGATCTGTCCATGGTACGCCACATCTCCAACCGAATCGGTGTGATGTATCGCGGTAAGCTGGTAGAAGTAGCACCAACAGAAGAACTGTACCGTAATCCGGTACATCCGTACACCCAGGCATTGCTGGCAGCAATTCCTGTACCTGATCCAACGGTGCGGAACGTGATGCCGCCGATCTACAGTGGGGATACCGATCCATCCGCTCGGGGACGGGATGAAGAACCGGAGTGGATGGAAGTTTCGCCAGGACACTTTGTATCCGGCTATCGAGACAGGATATAA
- a CDS encoding ABC transporter substrate-binding protein, with translation MKSKKMWLSLMLVLVVAIMSACGSSGDGTSSSSNTAENTATTDDSQPKDGGSIIIAVQDDPKVMNPIYAGDRVTLTIDQSLYAPLFNVNDGKKTYVLAESDSFSDDHLTYTLKLKDGLKWHDGQPLTADDIVFTMDSILDEKQHSSSRSQYVFDGKPVKVTKVDDLTVEFKLPEVSAAFEGALVSFSPIPKHIFEGEADIEKSDKNNNPIGSGPFKFKEYRPGEYVTLERFDDYFAGKAHLDSVTYRVAKDPNAANLALQNGEIQMRMVDTQDYNKLNDTGKFNMLTYPEGRLQYMVFNLNVPSMQKKEVRQAIAYALDKNELITASYSSADFAEPAPSILTPDTLYQTDDVEKYDYNVEKAKQLLADAGVSNLKLRLAYTNTNKPQTSQALYIQQKLKDVGIEVELLPMDGTAYGNRTLDMNNTDFELSFGGYIMGYEPDAYKSLFLSDAAYNYSHYKNADFDKLWNEAAVQIDETKRGDLYKQIQQTVANEMTVYPIAYTKAVVAIDNTYGGVEDANPKPVVMLEDLSKLFKK, from the coding sequence ATGAAATCGAAAAAAATGTGGCTGTCATTGATGCTGGTTCTGGTTGTGGCAATCATGAGTGCATGCGGAAGCAGCGGTGACGGAACAAGTTCTTCGTCTAATACCGCAGAAAATACAGCGACAACGGATGATAGCCAACCGAAAGATGGCGGAAGCATCATCATTGCCGTTCAGGATGATCCTAAAGTGATGAATCCGATCTATGCGGGTGACCGTGTAACGTTGACGATTGATCAATCTTTATATGCTCCACTGTTCAATGTGAATGATGGCAAAAAAACGTATGTGCTCGCAGAGAGCGACAGCTTCTCTGATGATCACCTGACGTATACATTGAAGCTCAAAGACGGCCTGAAATGGCATGACGGCCAGCCTCTTACAGCGGATGATATTGTGTTCACGATGGATAGTATCCTTGATGAGAAACAGCACAGTTCTTCCCGTAGTCAGTATGTTTTTGATGGCAAACCGGTTAAAGTAACCAAGGTCGATGACCTGACGGTAGAATTCAAATTGCCGGAAGTATCTGCTGCTTTTGAAGGAGCATTGGTTTCTTTCTCTCCAATCCCTAAACATATTTTTGAAGGCGAAGCCGATATTGAGAAAAGCGACAAAAACAACAACCCGATCGGTTCCGGTCCGTTCAAGTTCAAGGAATACCGTCCGGGCGAATACGTAACACTGGAACGTTTTGATGATTACTTTGCAGGCAAAGCTCATCTGGATAGCGTGACGTATCGTGTAGCGAAAGATCCAAATGCAGCGAACCTGGCTTTGCAAAACGGCGAGATTCAAATGCGTATGGTTGACACACAGGATTACAACAAATTGAACGACACAGGCAAATTCAACATGCTGACTTACCCGGAAGGTCGCTTGCAATACATGGTGTTCAACCTGAACGTGCCTTCGATGCAAAAGAAAGAAGTTCGTCAAGCCATCGCTTATGCTTTGGATAAAAATGAATTGATCACTGCTTCGTATTCTTCAGCTGACTTTGCTGAACCGGCTCCGTCGATTCTGACACCGGACACGTTGTACCAAACGGACGATGTTGAGAAATACGACTACAACGTGGAAAAAGCAAAACAATTGCTGGCTGATGCAGGCGTAAGCAACCTGAAATTGCGTCTTGCTTACACAAACACCAACAAACCACAAACAAGCCAAGCGCTGTACATTCAGCAAAAACTGAAAGACGTGGGCATTGAAGTAGAATTGCTGCCGATGGATGGAACAGCTTACGGTAACCGCACATTGGATATGAACAACACAGACTTTGAATTGTCCTTTGGTGGATACATTATGGGGTATGAGCCAGATGCTTATAAATCTCTCTTCCTGAGTGATGCGGCATATAACTACTCCCATTACAAAAATGCCGATTTCGATAAACTGTGGAATGAAGCAGCCGTTCAAATTGACGAAACGAAACGTGGCGATTTGTACAAACAAATCCAACAAACTGTAGCAAACGAAATGACGGTATACCCGATTGCCTACACGAAAGCTGTAGTAGCGATTGACAACACTTACGGCGGCGTTGAAGATGCAAATCCGAAACCAGTCGTGATGCTTGAAGATCTGTCCAAACTATTTAAAAAATAA
- a CDS encoding ABC transporter ATP-binding protein: MTDLLSVKQLKTSFATREGEVQSVRGVSFTLKEGEVVGLVGESGSGKSVTARSLIRLIQSPGRITDGQILFRGEDLLTKSDKELRKIRGNRISMIFQDPMTSLNPVVRVGKQMTEVIRRHRKMDKSAARKEAIELLRQVGIPSPEERIDQYPHEFSGGMRQRVMIAMALSCKPELLIADEPTTALDVTIQAQILQLMQELKESTQTSILMITHDLGVVAQVCTRVIVMYGGLIMEEGPVERIFAHPQHPYTQGLLRSIPKHGEEGGRQRLATIEGTPPNLLHPPTGCPFMERCPHSMEVCKQMPKYTETAPGHRALCWLLDDQGREQHQVQTGASSEEVEK; this comes from the coding sequence ATGACAGATTTATTATCGGTCAAACAACTGAAAACGTCCTTTGCAACTCGGGAAGGTGAGGTACAGTCCGTCCGGGGTGTGAGTTTTACGTTAAAAGAAGGTGAAGTGGTTGGGCTGGTCGGCGAATCCGGAAGTGGCAAAAGTGTTACCGCCCGTTCGCTGATTCGGCTGATCCAGTCGCCGGGCCGGATTACGGATGGTCAGATTCTGTTCCGTGGAGAGGATCTGCTGACCAAGTCGGACAAGGAGCTGCGCAAAATCCGGGGCAACCGCATCTCGATGATTTTCCAGGACCCGATGACCTCACTTAATCCAGTGGTTCGTGTAGGCAAACAGATGACAGAGGTCATTCGTCGTCACCGGAAAATGGACAAGTCGGCTGCACGCAAGGAAGCGATTGAGTTGCTGCGGCAAGTGGGCATTCCTTCTCCGGAAGAACGGATTGACCAATATCCACACGAGTTCAGCGGAGGCATGAGACAGCGGGTAATGATTGCCATGGCTCTGTCCTGCAAGCCGGAGTTATTGATCGCGGATGAACCGACGACAGCGCTGGATGTGACCATTCAGGCACAGATTTTACAGCTGATGCAGGAACTAAAAGAGTCCACGCAGACATCCATTCTGATGATTACGCATGACCTTGGTGTCGTTGCTCAGGTCTGTACCCGAGTGATTGTGATGTACGGTGGACTTATTATGGAAGAGGGGCCAGTGGAGCGTATTTTCGCTCATCCGCAGCATCCGTATACTCAGGGATTGCTGCGCTCCATTCCGAAGCACGGCGAGGAAGGTGGACGCCAGCGGCTGGCAACCATCGAAGGTACACCGCCCAATCTGCTTCATCCGCCAACCGGATGTCCGTTTATGGAACGTTGCCCACACTCCATGGAAGTATGCAAACAGATGCCTAAGTATACCGAGACTGCACCCGGTCATCGAGCGCTATGCTGGTTGCTGGACGATCAAGGTCGGGAACAACATCAAGTACAAACAGGAGCATCGTCAGAGGAGGTGGAGAAATGA
- a CDS encoding ABC transporter permease — MNNYIVRRIAQAIPLLFVISIVSFTLIKLAPGDPVLSFVTPNMGAEDVERIRQNLGLDQPMYVQYVVWLKNVLSGDLGYSLVNHRPVAEMIIERLPATFGLMGASLLLSLLISIPLSMIAGSRQNSLFDRGLSLISYIGISIPSFWFGMMLIYFFAVELHWLPSMGMRTVGMDSAWDIIKHGILPCTVLTFMNVSVYMRYIRSNTISQLEEDYVQIQYAYGATKGTVLLRHVLKNVLLPVITILGMSLPELIAGAFITESVFSWPGMGSLGISAVHGLDYPIIMGITMMSSVLLVVGNLVADILYGVVDPRIKTTG; from the coding sequence GTGAACAACTATATTGTTCGAAGGATCGCACAAGCGATCCCTCTTCTTTTTGTAATCTCCATCGTATCGTTCACCTTGATCAAGCTGGCGCCGGGCGATCCGGTGCTTTCCTTTGTTACCCCGAATATGGGGGCAGAAGATGTGGAGCGTATTCGGCAAAACCTCGGTCTTGATCAACCGATGTACGTGCAATATGTCGTATGGCTCAAAAATGTACTGTCTGGTGACCTTGGTTATTCACTGGTGAACCATCGCCCGGTTGCCGAAATGATTATTGAACGATTGCCCGCTACATTTGGATTGATGGGGGCATCGCTATTATTGTCTTTGCTGATTTCTATTCCGCTGAGCATGATTGCGGGTTCGCGTCAGAACAGCCTGTTTGACCGTGGACTCAGCTTAATCTCGTATATCGGGATATCGATTCCTAGCTTCTGGTTCGGTATGATGCTGATCTATTTCTTTGCAGTAGAGCTGCACTGGTTACCAAGCATGGGGATGCGAACGGTGGGTATGGACTCTGCATGGGATATAATCAAACACGGCATTTTGCCATGTACCGTATTGACCTTCATGAACGTATCCGTGTACATGCGGTATATTCGCTCGAATACAATCAGTCAACTGGAAGAGGACTATGTTCAAATCCAGTATGCCTACGGCGCAACCAAAGGAACGGTACTGCTTCGTCATGTACTCAAAAATGTACTGCTGCCTGTAATCACCATTCTCGGTATGTCTTTGCCAGAGCTGATTGCAGGAGCGTTTATTACGGAGTCCGTTTTCTCATGGCCGGGAATGGGATCTCTAGGGATTTCAGCCGTTCACGGCTTGGATTATCCGATTATTATGGGCATTACGATGATGTCCTCTGTGCTGCTGGTCGTCGGAAACCTGGTAGCTGATATCTTATATGGCGTGGTAGATCCACGAATCAAGACAACGGGGTGA